A genomic window from Triticum urartu cultivar G1812 chromosome 7, Tu2.1, whole genome shotgun sequence includes:
- the LOC125521368 gene encoding E3 ubiquitin-protein ligase ATL41-like, with translation MSSPAASPGTSDDAADAPGITSSNLTLLYIIIAVVVGVVLYLAVRYGRSLLSEWRELNGAGHGPPPAFHLGLSSEDIAALPTFTYRARATPTPSPQGSWGGCTSGGGKRRSGSKGRATPVECVVCLQELEDGDVVRVLPACRHFFHGSCIDTWLRAHSSCPVCRAEPESARPGETALSPPLPQLRRCGASPERPTASRILADILARSPLRIGGSTSESKERIMSRSPSPAPTARDYTMSRSPSRTPLTHGMVDERERGSLSQSPQTLEVVVVRSKSPSPMRFGRQSTTTCLGVLERTDASMSASPSPPATYAEDAGESSSKLTH, from the coding sequence ATGTCGTCCCCGGCGGCATCGCCTGGCACTTCCGACGACGCTGCAGACGCGCCCGGCATCACCAGCTCCAACCTGACGCTGCTGTACATCATCATCGCTGTCGTCGTCGGCGTCGTGCTGTACCTGGCCGTCCGCTACGGTAGGTCGCTCCTGTCCGAGTGGCGCGAGCTCAACGGCGCCGGCCACGGCCCGCCTCCCGCATTCCACCTCGGGCTGAGCTCTGAGGACATCGCCGCGCTCCCCACCTTCACCTACAGAGCGCGAGCGACGCCGACGCCGTCGCCCCAGGGCAGCTGGGGCGGCTGCACGAGCGGCGGCGGTAAGAGGAGGAGCGGCAGCAAGGGGAGGGCGACGCCGGTGGAGTGCGTGGTGTGCCTGCAGGAGCTGGAGGACGGCGACGTGGTGCGCGTGCTGCCGGCGTGCAGGCACTTCTTCCACGGCAGCTGCATCGACACCTGGCTGCGCGCGCACTCGTCTTGCCCGGTGTGCCGCGCGGAGCCGGAGAGCGCGCGGCCGGGCGAGACGGCTCTgtcgccgccgctgccgcagctGCGTCGGTGCGGCGCCTCACCGGAGCGGCCTACGGCCTCGAGGATCCTGGCGGACATCTTGGCGCGGTCGCCGTTGAGGATCGGCGGCTCGACGAGCGAATCGAAGGAGAGGATCATGTCCAGGTCGCCGTCGCCGGCGCCAACGGCGCGTGATTACACCATGTCAAGATCTCCGTCGCGGACGCCACTGACGCATGGTATGGTGGACGAACGCGAACGGGGTTCACTGTCGCAGTCGCCCCAGACGCTGGAGGTTGTGGTGGTTCGCTCGAAATCGCCGTCTCCGATGAGGTTCGGCCGTCAGTCGACGACGACGTGCCTGGGCGTGCTGGAGCGCACAGATGCGAGCATGTCGGCATCGCCGTCCCCGCCGGCGACATATGCAGAGGACGCTGGCGAGTCGTCGTCCAAATTGACCCATTAA